AATCTATCAGTgtaataattgcaaaatagtatgcttgtatcataacaataaTATCAAAAGTATGAGTTGGGGTCAAAAGAGCATGTTACTCAATGTAGTATTCTCTGTTTCTactgaaattatatatttcgactgtattttttattattaaaaataactaaaaattaaatacttttgaatattttcgattaTGAAATATAGATATTGATACCATTTAAAATCTTTAAACGAAACTAATAATACTTGGATTATATTTACGTCATGTTTTAAAAAACAGACGTTATCGTACTAGCTATAAACAAATAGAGAAATACATTTTCGTAAACATGTAACAGAGTATGAAGTTCTATGGAAGAATATTActgtcaaaaatattttaaacacaaataaaataatcgaattgCACAATAGGATTTTAAGTtaaattatgtagtattaaatatCGTCAAAATAATAGTTGAAAGTAAAGTTACTTGCTATTAACGATGTTTCATGTAcaacatatatacaatatatacaaatagagtgtattttattttctaatctcTCAAGCAACAGGTTTCCACGTGTTATGgaattattcgaattaatGAAGCGATGCATAACCTTGCTGTTTTTTACCACGTGCATTTTTGTCTGTCAATAATATACCtacatttttgatataaaaattttgatatagATAAAGacttaaaagtaataaaagaacatttcaatattttaatttaatttatcgatcCTGATATAAGTAGCAACTTCTCTTTTTCGTATAAAgatgaatatatgtattttataaattgttttgttatgagtgtatatatttacagatacataaatattataaaatttatattggaaataaaaacCATTAAAgtgctttttaaatttattctaatcgaatatttacagtaaattttccataaaaaaaatatttatttaaattatctatcCAAGGAAATCATAATTAGAGACATCCTCGAATTGCTGATTTTGTGGATTACCAGGAGCCATAGCTCTTGTCGCCATTTGCCCTCTAGGAACCATTTGTTGCTGTAATCCAAGTACCTGCCTATATGGCGGTTGTGGCTACAAAatccaaattatttttaattgcagaTATAACTTAACTGTGATATACAATTACCAATTCATAACTATGATAATGAACATGATAATCCATACTTGTTGCAATAAATGTCTAAGACCTATATTCGGGACAGGCCTCATCAACCTTGGAGCATTTGCTTGCTGATTCGTCATAGCGGCAGGATTTAGTGCTCTTTGGGCTTGTTGAGCctgtaacaaattttattcgtttatttcgtttccCCATTTGCGCGAAGCTATACAACAGAATGTATGATAACTTCTAAAAAACAGTTCACCTCCAACTGTTGTTTATATTGCATTTCCTGTTGCTGTGCTACTTCTAGATTCTGTTGAATCTATaaagttaattatattatatgaattctgtgaaatttattttagtatgtgttttgtttttttccgtattttgttgttatatttattggcTTACATTTACTTCCAGTTGCGACTTATATTGCGCCTCCTGTTGCTGCGCAGCTTCTAACGTTTGCCGTAgttgttgaatttttaataaattttgttgccTAGCTATTTCTATGTCATCAAATGGTGGTCTTTGTTGTCCTATCATCGTACCAGAAGCTGGAGCCACTTGGGGACCAGTAATACCACCACTCTATCAGTGTATCAATAAAACGAATGCTTTACTTTCATTTGGATATCTGTGTATATCTATGTAGATAGCATTTGTCTCTAACtcataattctttaaatatattatctatgtataaagctaattatatatgttttaaatcCATTTTACTTCATTGTATACACGTGGTAAACCTTACCTGCATGTTTATTTGATTCTGAGGGCCAGCAGATGAAGTTAATGTTTGTTGTGGAGCATTTGTAGAAACTACATTTTGAGTTATTTGGCCCCCTCCCATAGCTATAGTATTTGTTTGTGACATAAGAATACCTCCTTGGGAAGTACCAGTAGCAGGCATTGTGCCAGCTATTGCATTTCCTTGTGCCGCTCCAGCctgatatattaattatatttgtaaatatatcaagaaacatttaatataccttagaatataaatttttacttacTTGTCCCTGTCGTACAGTAGCATGCGTTGATTTTTGTTGCTGAATCACTTTTCGAAGACGATCTACGAAACCTGTTTGATCATTTGGAATAAATCCCAAATAGGTTCTTCTTTCAGCCGTGTAGAGGAGGATAAGTACTTTTATGTCACAAGCTGCTTGCAAGAATGTGAAATGAACACAACCTgcctgaaatattttttttatcaataattaaagagatttcttttcattttatcgttCTGAAAACATATAGTGTAATATACTAACAAATCCCGAATTCATAACTTTTGTTAACGATTCTAACGCTTCGCAAGGTGTAGGATGAAACAAAACGgacttggaattttttaaatatgttccACCAATATTTCCTATTAACTGCTTGGGCATCAGCtgcataattaatttctgaGGCCATGTATCAGCTTTCctacaatatattaatatattgatttataacaatttatgaTTATTAACATCCACAAAAACTTACAATTCTGGATCTCCATCTTTGGAATTTGCGGAAACTTGACACGGAAGATGCCTAGTTTGTTTTGGTGCGTCTGGAGTCGTTTTAGCTTTTTCAACCCATTCAATAATACCTTGCCATATTGTTTGTCTCTCACGTGGTGTACTAATTTGTGGTCCTGGTCCTACTGTACCACCTGTTACATTACCCTTTAAAACAGTTATATTAATGTGATTCATATCTTTTCCTTTAGTCTCAAAATCAACATTTCGAGTCTctctttataaataatttaagcCACTTAAAATACCTGTGTCTGAGAATGCGTTACTTGCTGTTGTTGAGTAACCGACGATACAGGTGCCTGTGTCTGTGAAGCTGTAACTGTTTGTGGAACTTGAGTTGGCATAGATTGGCTCACACAGGATACCGTGAGTTGCGGTCCTGCTTGTCCATGCGTTGGTTGAGCTGTTATTGGCATTTGAGCCTGTTGCTGGACATtttgctgttgctgttgtaATTGCATTGTTAATCTTAACTGTTGTTGAGTTaattgctgctgctgctgttgttgttgctgctgctgttgctgttgtgCATTTGCAGCCATAACATTGGTATTTGTCACTAAAGATATAAGATATACATTAACACATTAACTTTTGAAACAAGGATAAGTAATAAAACTTTACAAAGTACTATCACTTTTACCATCCATTCTTTGTCCAAATGGAGTTACATTGAGCCCAATTGAAGGAGGTGGTTGATTTAATTGCGCTATTAAAGCACTACTTTGCGTATTTGTTGGACCTGTTGCCCCTGGTGTCACGAAAGGTCTCCATCTAGGGTGACCTGCTCTTGTTACATTAGGATGATAAGTTGGTGGAGCGGATATTGGGGGATTATAAGGGGGTCGACCAGCGTTCATTGCAGCAGCCATTGGTACTACCGTTTGATGAACTGAAGCGATATTTTGAGGAGTTTGACCTCTAAATGGAGGACCTTGAGGTTGAGTTGGTTGTGCAATATTCTGTTGTACTTGATTTGTATTTGGACTGTCATTACTCTGCAATGGGCTCAATGGAATCTGTGCAGCAGTACCTGGTGTAGTATGAACAGCTCCACCAATTGTTGGACTGACAGgtctttctttcaaattataattacgtaaGAGTACCAAATGTCGTGGATCTTTAGCATAATTTTTGGTTTGTGACGATTGTAAATCTCCTCCcgctttttcaaataatttaaataaggCAGGTATTTTTCTAGGTGATAATATGGAAAGATTAATATTCctctgaaagaagaaaaatgatttttttatataggcTTAAATGACAACTTCTATTCACACAATTAATTGCAATATACTTCTTGATAGAGTGAAGCCAACTGTTCTATAGTGTGTCCAGCAAATTTATATGATTCTTGTATGACTGTTTGATATGGAGGAGAATTGCAAATCAAAATACAATGCTTCTGCGATGCTGTATTTGGTTCTCGTCTTAATTGTAGATCTTCAAAACATTGGAGTCCAGTTGCAAGTCCTTCTCCAATATTGGCAAAACATTCCCCTTTTCCTCCAACCATTCTATTCAAACAAGAATATCAGCAATATTCATtaataagattaaaaattcattaattaaaaatctgatacattttttacatactCTAGTTTTTCTAATACAAGCAGTAATTTATGAGGATTTGCATATGGTCCAAAAGTCTCTGTACATGGTGCTGGTAAACAGTCAGCAGCATGATATACTACTAttccatataacgttgtactattttgctaaaaaatgatttttattattaaatataacaacaaagaaattaaaaaggtaagaaatattctaaaaatggttaatatcattattttaccTCAGAAACATATTCTCTATCTTCAATACCACCTTGACTAAAATACCTATATAATACAATGTCTTAAATTAATAAGCAtctataaacgaaataaataatactcaATATGAtctaatatagaaaatataacttACTCGAGTGTAGGAGTAAGATAATTTGTTTTCAAATCATTAAGATAAGCTCCATTAACAGCTGTTCCTTCAATCACAAATATCACATCGGCTTGTATGCCATGTTCTGTAGGACCAGTAACCATTTTTACTCCACTCtttaaaatatcagaaaaagtatataaaaaagaatataataagtcatatagtatttttaacttaaaaataatgcatatattataactatttcaaatatcatattagaaataaataacatgtttataacaaaatttttatctttgatacgtttaaaatagtaaaatttatttcacaataaTGCATTTATGTATTGAGACCTTTTTAATACAAATCTTTATCTAATATTCTACTTCTACTAATTGCAAATTACATTAATAGCATTATAGCATGTGGTGTGAGACTTACAACAAGTTTACCAGATAAATATTGACATCAATGATTATATCACTTCATATTCATTACTAATATTtgctaatattaaaatcaggatattttcaatattgcaACTGATCATTTGTCAAACAATCAACAAATTCAGTAGTTCTATAGGttacatttgtttattatgtataattttttcaagtaCTAATTAATTTCACTACATGTATCACAAAtacaatacgaaataaaatatgttaacatattattattgcatcaatattactattattattattattaaatgattcGTACTGAACATTTAAACATGAAATAGAACAAaccattttaatttctttaagatGATGGtttccaaatttatttcactagTTTGGTGATAAATATTCTAGggattttgaaaataattttatgtaaaacacAAACTAAAtcactttaattaaatacaataaaaaatcttcaaatttgtatatatacgtatttcaCGAAGGAGATTTAACACAATGCAGACTAACAAAATTCCTACAACGATATCGGGAATAATGTGACTTATGAATCTAACCTATTTCCCCTAGATTTTGATTATGTATCTTCAGTTAAGTCCGTGGACAGAGTATAGTAACATAATCGAAATTACCAAACTATTCTTGGTGCTCAACGTTTATacttcgattattttctagtGTAACTTACATTATCCATGACTGTTGATTATGTTCgttgttttaaaataattcaaactgTATACAAATTTACGAATTATGATAacattattataatgtaaaaatcggaatacataaattaaatctAACATTTCGACAAGGAAAGTCTGTAAGATATCTGTGTCACTTGTATGTTCTTGTAGTCAGAAATTAGAAGAACGAGCTTGAAAAAGACGTTAAAAGATCGAGAGTAATATAAGTAAGCTtgtcaaataatttctaaatgtcatttataaataaaaatattgtttccgtattatacgtattataaaaagaaacatgtttcgtaataataatttcataatagtaataaataatttaagtatAAATCGAATTTAATGGATGATTATAGGTATATTGGAATGGAGCACCTAAAGTGGACAACACCAATTAAGAATGGAAAGGAAtgtgaaaatttgtcaacCAAGAGTCCTGTGATTTATAAAACTCCTGTAAAGCAGTACAATACAAGTTTAAAGCACACAACATATCGAAGTAATAAGAATTCCTTTAATGTGCTTCCACATCATATTACACCCCCTTCAggtttaacaaaatttatagcaAGAAATCCATTTGAGACTGATTTAACTAATAGACTGCATTTATCTGTGATTAGTCCAACTGTGTTCAGTaaggtaattttttaaattttttattaaaaccaaAGATTTAGTTCCTTCCTAAAATGATTTAAtagaatcattttttatatcatttcctAATGATTACGTGTAATTGTTAATAACATTCTTAGGTTTCAAGTCCATCTCATCAATCATCAGACTTTGCATGGAGTGTGGATGAGTTGGCATTAATACAGCCAgcaaaaatagaagaatttcCTATGCAACAAATACATTGTATAGACCCAGAGACTGAAATTAAAGCTCAAGCAGCTATTgaccaattttttaataagaatgaaataattccaAGCCCATGGgagataaagaagaaagagattaGAACAATAGCTAATGTAGATACTCATATAAAGGGTTCAAGTGATCTGAATTCAGAATCTtccaaattgaaaaaagatggtatttattataattaatcaagGATTACTTTTCATagtttaattttgattttgattGCTTTAGGATGGAGTCAAACAGTATTAACATTTCCATCTGAATTGCCAGCTCATgttatggaaattttaaaaccTTACCTTACATTCATTCAAGTAAATGCAAAGCTGAAGTCATCATTTAAACTACTTAAATATTAAACCTCTGCCTTTAAACGTCTCTTGTTTCGTTTTAGGAGCAAAATGTTGAGAGTGACGATGCAAATTCGAGTAACAGCTCTTTAAGACGGAAGTTATTCTTTAATCTTGATGATTGTGTagataatgaagaaaattCTTCAATCTCTTCATCGTCGCCAGTAAAAATGGATGGATCTTTGGTATTATCTTCCAGTCCTCCACAAAGTGGAATGTTAATTCATGGTACATCATTGAAAGTAAATAACagcttttttaattatctttatctATCTTATACACATTACACACGTGAGTTTTGAAGCCAAAAATTACCGAATCCTTTCCTTCTAGTGCTCGCCAAATGAAAATTGTCATCACAACGCGTCGCAAATAGACACAGGAAATTTATCGCATCCTAGTATATCTCCCATACACAGTACAGTAAATAACATGTCGTATGAAAGCGGGAAATCTCGATCTCGTTCGGTTGCTCGACTGAACTTCAGTATGGACATGAGTATAGATCAATCTAATACGCAACATAAAGATCTATCAAACAATTATTCTTTAGGTAATTATTTCATCTAcatcaataatatttaatatttaattatcctTTACTAAAATACTactaaaataatgttattgtttataataattacatgttatatcttttagaTGAATCTCTTAGCAAAGTAAATGCAGACAAAAAGGCAGGCgatcttttaaatttacaaagcGAATCTGCGAGTGCTCAAGATGATACccatacagaaataaaagtcCTAGCAAAGAACTCGATTCACGTTGAGCATAATTGCGAAAACAAAACTACAGAATTTGATGTTAAATATAGTAATGCTACCAGCACGTTTAAATCGTACAAGACGAGTACAAACGAAAGTTGTATGATCCAACAGACTAACGCGATGCTAGGTATTTCTGGTCAGCAGAGCGTTTCGAATTCTATACAAGACACTGGTTATCAAACTTGTAGTATGAGCAATACAGCGAACGTTACTGATAGTTATGGCACTACTCCGACTAAGCAAAAGGCTTATTGGGGGGATCGAATTTTAATGAGTGACGATGAACTTCGTCTACCCGAATGGAGGGAgaacatgaaaaatatatttagttcTACTCCATCACGATCAAATAGGGAAAGGAATAcccatatattttaaatattttttatatggcaaaaatataagaatattttttatttttaataatgaaattagaaaaaataaccTGTTCAAATgcttaagaaaaatttaaggcacaattttttatatacaatcaAAGACAATATTATCATTTGTATCTTTCATATTTAGgatcttattttattacgtcAATATGTTTTGTTTCTcagttaaaatttataatgtaaagattttaatatataataattaatataatttttcatttttcattaccTGGTATCATCtacaacatatttttttatgcatGGATGCAAAAATgcatttatgtataataattcatgaaataataacaatatatttcatttcatgtATTATCATTGCAAGTATCAGAATTTGAGTGAAGTGGGTAGAAATTTAGCAcatgttatatacatattatatacatataatgtaatgttataatgtaatcatatcatatcgtataatatatacatgttttatacacatgttacatattttctatattaaaatacacaaCAACCAATAGATAGAGAAGGATAAATATAAAGCAttacatgaaaataattatgacAATTATCAGtttgatgtaaaatatattatcaccgattatgtttataatgattatacataataattgaATGTGCTTGTGTTATTCATggaaatataacataaaacatgacgaattatcaatttttcaattcaattgttttcatcattttttaatcgaaacatTAACAGACAAGCAAACATTTTAGCTGATTTtatgtagaaaattttaaataaattcgaaacTATCCCGTTAATTAACTTTCGTGTTACTTCTttcatgaaaaaaaatattttccaaacttAACATGAACGCGAATCTCAAAGCCTGCATTTCTATAAAAGATAAGAAACTATACATCCTAGAAGTCTTCGTCGATTCTGTTACCTTGTACGCCgagaaattgcagaaaatttCTCCGAATGAATTAGGCGTCGATCTACAATTTATCGACATGCCATTGTTTCGAATCTTTCAAAGTAACTTCCTCTTGACCAAACCGGATAGAccgaaagaaataattcgcGGACAGGGGATGCATACTGTGAACTTCAACGTCGGTAAAGTATACCTGTTCACAAGGAATCCTGGCGAGTTGGTTGAAAAAATGCGATCGAAACCATTGTTACTGGATGTATACAAAATCAGAGAGATCGTTATTTGCCCCGAGGAAGTATTAAAGGATCCATTAGGAAATTCAGTAATTCCAATACCAGGTTGCCTTTGTGACCACGTGATGATGCCAGACAACGACCTATTTCACTTACCAAAAGCATATGAGATAAAAAACACTTTTGGTCTCGTGGACGAGGAATACAAACCAACTGGTTACATAAGTATTTTCTTCAGAATGATATGTTTCGGGACATATACGATCAATCCATTTTCTATTGTtgagaagaaattattatttaagaataCAGGTtcgtttaatgaatttttatgtacaaaAGTACCATATCCGGATGAGAACGAAAGAAGAGCCGCCGAGACGGGCACGAAATTCTGTTTGcctgaaaaaatattcgaggAAAGTGAATTGGATACTCCTCCGAGACCAGTAAATATAGCTGCTTTAGTATTAGTTTGTAAAGAATTATCACAAAGAGACGGATATCCTCTGAATATAATTCATCCGAATTATCCGTTGAAAATACCGGATATATACGTTGAAGAAATTCCGTTTGATGCCGATAGAGCAAGACGGAGAGGGTTCAAAAAACTAGTCGAAGAGCCTGATGTCTTCGTCAATACGAAATTTGCTGCAAAACATAGAGCGTGTATCAATATTGGATGCGCTGGTAATATTTGTTCTGGACAAAAgtagtaattattttatctaataaaaatgagGGGACTAAATTAACTAAATGTAACTAAAATTAGgtacatattttatagaaaaaaatgtaaaaagaaaataaatattgtaaaaggATTGATGAAAAAtcttttagtattattattatatattttgttaattatacaaaaaacTTAAATAATCGAAggatattttaacaatttttagtGCTTTAAGGAATAAAATGCAACAAGATTATCAGATCACATAAGTTACAAATATATGGCCACATAGCCACAGTTAAGAcagaaaaatgtatctttCTCTGTTGATCTTCTCGGCATGCTTTGGAGCCCCTCCATTAGTATGGCGCCAATTCAACTGCCGCGCGTTGGTGGCTTTGCTCCCCACTGTCCTATCCCCACTTTGTGGACTACCACGGTTTCTAGACAGAGTAAGGGGTAAGGAATAAGTGAGTAAGTTACTTTCTGTGCCGAGTGCTGAGTGTCGAGTGCCGAGTGCCCGACCAAATACATTCAGTGTTTGTGAGgtatatgtaatagtataagtGACCACTCCTTCTAATCATGAAATTTTGTCAAACAcatgataaatttaatatttaaaaagaaggtttttgaaattttgtgtAGATGTGTGTCAGTGACGATTGGATTtgattagaaaaaattattcatccaaggtaaattaaaatgaaataccaGTTAACTTAAATGTGTATTTTGGGCGTTGACCGCTAGTTTTAATCATGATACATAACacaacattttctttcttagtTCCGtttttttcatgaaataaaCCGTATCGATTGTTGTAAATTGTCATATATCGTTAATTGTCGTATATTGTAGAAAATGTGGATCTGGATTTTGATATTAACCTTCGCTTACGGGAATAGTCAGTTCTCGCAAGAATCGACTGAATCGACGCGCTCTCCTTGGAATCGATTCGATGATAGAGATCAGACTGGATTTGGATTACGAGGTTCTGGAAATCCAACtgacaatattataataaaagaggcgtaagttttatatataataattaggcaataaaatatatatgattgGAGATAAACGATATGTATGTGATATATCATAAAtgatactttttaatatcaataatgTTCAATATAAtccaaagtataaaaattgaatatataaGAGAAAATCAGAAATGTAACAACAAAATAACAATTCTGAaacactttctttttttttggcaGTACTTACTTTGTGGTCGCATCTCGAATGGTTAGACCAGGTCAGATTTACCGTGTAGATGTAAATGTCTTATATAGCCCAATCCCAATCATAGTACGTTCATCCATTCAAAGAAATGGAGTGGAGATAGCTGCAGATTTTCAAGAAGTAAAGGAAGGCATACCAGAAACTCTAATGATGGGATTGCCATCTACGTCTGTTAATGGAGAATATAGATTGAGAGTAGAAGGAACATATAATAGTCTAACTGGTGGccaagcatttttaaatgagACCAAACTTACATTTTCACAAAGATCAATGactatatttattcaattggACAAACCTGTATATATGCAAGGAGAAACTGTGCGATTTAGAACTATACCCATAGATACTGAACTCAAAGCATTTAATAATCCTATAGATGTGTACATGTTAGATCCATATAGGAGAGTAATGAGGAGATGGTTAAGCAGACAGAGCAATTTAGGAACAGTATCTTTATCATACCAGCTTTCTGATCAACCAGTTTTTGGAGAATGGATTATACAAGTGATAGCACAAAGCCAGGTAGAAGAGAAAACTTTCCTAGTTGAGGAATACTATCAAACACGCTTCGAAGTTAACGTAACAATGCCTGCATTCTTTTTTGATAATGATCAATATATAAATGGTATAGTCCAAGCAAATTATACTAGTGGTGCACCAGTGAGGGGAAACTTAACTCTAAAAGCACGCATTAGATCGTTAGATAGAGCATATACAGAATCTGATTCTGAATCTggagaaagatatttttattttgatgaGTATTATCCTGCGTGGttgaaagtttcaaattatttgaataataaagttcCTGTATTGAGATTTTTTAATGGAACTTATCACTTCCGATATCCAATGTCAGAATTACTAAGTTTTGTACCTACTGCGAGCGGAGTAGAGATTACTGTGACTGCAACGGTCGGCGAAAGATTTTTAGACGAAGTAATTACAGGTTACTCCACAGCCCGAATATATAACTCTACCTCAAAGGTTCGATTTTTGGGCGGATCACCGCAAGTTTTTAAGCCAGCAATGCCATTTACCTTGAATTTAGTGGCGTCGTTTCATGATAATTCAATATTGAGACCAACGCAATTAAAAGGGGCTGTAATGGAAATTCGCGCGGATATCGAAATGAGAACAGGTGGTCATAGAACACTAGAAACTCAATATCTAAAACATTCGGCAGACAATGAAGGTGTTTGGTCTACCAGAATCGATTTAAGAAAACAACTTGGACTTGATCATAATTCGAATCAAGCACAGCAAATTCTCAATGATATTTCTTCTATGAAAGTGTTTGCTTACCTTACCGACGGAGAAGGCTACAAAACGCAAACTGAATTATTGTTATTGGCTCACGAATCGCCGAATCAACAGCACATAAAAATCTCAACGTCCACAGAAAAACCTAAAGTTGGAGAATACATGATATTCCATGTTCAAActaatttctatatcgatACTTTCAACTATCTCATTATGGCAAAAGGTACAATACTTTTGACTGGACAAGACAATATGCAACATAACATAAAAACGATCGCCGTTCCTTTAAGTGCAGAAATGGCTCCCGTTGCAACTGCAGTCGTATATCACGTTGGGCAATATGGCAATGTAGTAGCAGACTCTTTAACCTTCTCTGTAAATGGCATTTCACGTAATAATTTCACTGTATTCATcaacaataaaaaatctaGAACGGGTGAGAATGTCGAAGTAGCCATTTACGGAGAACCAGGAGCGTACGTCGCTCTTTCAGGTATAGATAGATCTTTCTTCACGATGCAAGCAGGAAATGAATTAACTTACGCCAATGTTATATCAAAAATGGCACATTTCGACGAAGAGACGAATGGAACTCATGCCCACACTTGGTTGTACCATGAAGGTGATCCGGATGAAGTTGTTTACTTCCCATCTTCAACTTTTGGCATAGACGTCAATAGAACGTTCGAATACGTTGGATTAGTAGCCTTCACAGACGCCATTATTTACCGAAGACCTGATAACTGTAACATAACTCAAGGATATGGAGAATGCCTCTCTGGAAGATGTTATAGACTAGACAAAAAATGCGATGGAGTATATGATTGCGATGATG
This Bombus pascuorum chromosome 1, iyBomPasc1.1, whole genome shotgun sequence DNA region includes the following protein-coding sequences:
- the LOC132912927 gene encoding mediator of RNA polymerase II transcription subunit 25-like isoform X3, giving the protein MSGVKMVTGPTEHGIQADVIFVIEGTAVNGAYLNDLKTNYLTPTLEYFSQGGIEDREYVSEQNSTTLYGIVVYHAADCLPAPCTETFGPYANPHKLLLVLEKLEMVGGKGECFANIGEGLATGLQCFEDLQLRREPNTASQKHCILICNSPPYQTVIQESYKFAGHTIEQLASLYQERNINLSILSPRKIPALFKLFEKAGGDLQSSQTKNYAKDPRHLVLLRNYNLKERPVSPTIGGAVHTTPGTAAQIPLSPLQSNDSPNTNQVQQNIAQPTQPQGPPFRGQTPQNIASVHQTVVPMAAAMNAGRPPYNPPISAPPTYHPNVTRAGHPRWRPFVTPGATGPTNTQSSALIAQLNQPPPSIGLNVTPFGQRMDVTNTNVMAANAQQQQQQQQQQQQQQLTQQQLRLTMQLQQQQQNVQQQAQMPITAQPTHGQAGPQLTVSCVSQSMPTQVPQTVTASQTQAPVSSVTQQQQVTHSQTQGNVTGGTVGPGPQISTPRERQTIWQGIIEWVEKAKTTPDAPKQTRHLPCQVSANSKDGDPELKADTWPQKLIMQLMPKQLIGNIGGTYLKNSKSVLFHPTPCEALESLTKVMNSGFAGCVHFTFLQAACDIKVLILLYTAERRTYLGFIPNDQTGFVDRLRKVIQQQKSTHATVRQGQAGAAQGNAIAGTMPATGTSQGGILMSQTNTIAMGGGQITQNVVSTNAPQQTLTSSAGPQNQINMQSGGITGPQVAPASGTMIGQQRPPFDDIEIARQQNLLKIQQLRQTLEAAQQQEAQYKSQLEVNAQQAQRALNPAAMTNQQANAPRLMRPVPNIGLRHLLQQPQPPYRQVLGLQQQMVPRGQMATRAMAPGNPQNQQFEDVSNYDFLG